The sequence below is a genomic window from Escherichia marmotae.
GTTATCTCTCGCCTTTTGCCATAACCGGACTTGTAGTAGCGCTATTTGTGCTGCTGGTTGCCTGGAACATTTTCGCCAATAACAAACTCGCTGCCAAAGTGCAGGAGAAGAGCGGAGCCAAATCATGAATGTTAAAGAAGTGACACAACTTGCACGGGATATTCGTATCCAGACGCTTAAATCATTAACTCATCTTGGCTTTGGTCATTATGGTGGCAGCATGTCTGTTGTGGAAACGCTGGCAGTTCTTTATGGCGCGGTGATGAAAATTGATCCTGCTGATCCCGACTGGCCTGATCGTGACTATTTTGTATTGTCAAAAGGGCATGCCGGACCTGCGCTCTACAGTACTCTGGCGCTGAAAGGTTATTTTCCACTGGAAGAATTAAGCACCTTAAATCAGAACGGAACTCGCTTACCAAGTCATCCGGATCGGCTAAAAACGCGTGGTGTTGATGCCACTACAGGATCGCTGGGGCAGGGGATATCCATTGCAGGAGGGATGGCGCTGTCGCATAAACTGGCGGGGCGCAAGAATCGGGTTTTTTGTATTGTTGGCGATGGTGAACTTAACGAAGGCCAATGTTGGGAAGCCTTCCAGTTTATTGCTCATCATCGTTTGAATAATCTCACTGTGTTTGTGGACTGGAACAAACAGCAGCTTGATGGCGAACTGGATGAAATTATTAATCCATTTGATTTAGAAGGAAAATTTCGCGCTTTCGGTTTTGATGTCGTGACAGTGAAGGGCGATGATATTGAGGGGTTGTTGAATGTAGTTAAACCTGTTCTACCAGCCGAGGCCAGACCGAGAGTAGTCATTCTCGATAGTATCAAAGGGCAGGGGGTAGCGTGTCTTGAGCAACTCAGTAATTCTCATCATTTACGCCTCACGGAAGAAATGAAGGAGACGCTAAACGAAACAATTCGCCAACTGGAGGCCATGCATGATTAAGCTCGCACCGGCAGGACAAAAAGACAGCATCGAGATGCGCAAAATTTATGCAGGCTTTATTGCGCAACAGATTGAAAACGGTAATTCTGTCATTGCCCTTGAGGCTGATTTAATGAGTTCCATGGCAATGGACAGCGTGGCGCGGGATTATCCACAGTACGTCATTAATTGCGGCATTATGGAAGCTAATGTTATCGGCACCGCTGCAGGGCTGGCCTTAACCGGGCGCAAGCCATTCGTGCATACCTTTACCGCATTTGCCAGTCGTCGCTGTTTTGATCAGCTCTTTATGTCGCTTGATTACCAGCGTGCTAATGTCAAAGTGATTGCTTCTGATGCGGGTGTTACCGCTTGCCACAATGGCGGGACACATATGTCATTTGAAGATATGGGAATTGTGCGTGGGCTGGCGCATTCGGTGGTGATGGAGATGACCGATGCGGTGATGTTTAGTGATATTTTACGCCAGCTTGTAGAGCTTGATGGGTTTTACTGGGTTCGTACGATCCGTAAGCAAGCGACAAGTATTTATTCTCCTGGGACAACCTTCTCTATTGGTAAAGGCAATGTACTGCGTGAAGGTACTGACATCACGCTGATTGCTAATGGCATTATGGTGGCTGAAGCCCTGGAGGCCGCACGTCAACTGGAACAGAGCGGTGTAAGTGCGGCAGTAATTGATATGTTTACTCTTAAACCTGTTGACCGAATGTTGATTAAAAATTATGCCGAGAAAACGGGGCGTATTGTGACCTGTGAAAACCATAGTATTCACAATGGGCTAGGGTCAGCCGTTGCCGAGGTATTAGTCGAAAGTTGCCCAATACCAATGCGTCGCGTGGGCGTGAAGGAGCGTTATGGTCAGGTTGGAACTCAGGACTTTTTACAGAGAGAGTACGGGTTAACCGCGCATGATATTGTGGCGGCAGCCAGAGAGCTATTGTAATCAGTTCCCCTTGCCAGAGACTGGCAAGGGGATTATTGACTTAATGGTAACCCATTAACTGAGCGCCTATCACCACGACGCTGGACATAATAAACAGCAGTCCAAGCAGTGTTGCACCCACTTTCAGCCAGTTACGGAAATCTACCCGGCAAACACCGAGCGTCGCCATTAACGAAGCCGAGGTCGGGTAAATGATATGGCTGAAGCCATCGCCAAACTGGAACGCCAGCACGGTAACCTGACGGTTAACGCCGACCAGATCGCCAAGCGGTGCCAGTAACGGCATGGTTAACGCTGCCTGACCAGAACCGGATGTCACAAAGAAATTGAATACCGCCTGGAAGAGCAGCATAAACCAGGCCGCGACCGCGTTATCCAGGCCGCTAATGGCATTGGCAATGCTATTGAGAATAGTATTCAGCACGCTGGCATCACCCGCTTCGCCATTGCCAACCAGCAGTAAAATCCCTTTGGCAAAACCGACCAGCAGTGCAGTAGCAATCATCATTCTCGCCCCTTCGGTAAATGACGAGGCCATGGTGTTAACGGTCATACCGTTAAGGCGGAAGGCAACGCCGATGATGCCAATCACCAGACCCATAGTGAAGAACTGGCTGGCAATCTCTGGAATAAACCAGGCGTTAACGATCACGCCCCAAATCACCCAGATCATGACGGCGGTCAGGACAATCAATACCAGCCAGTCACCGAAAGTGAACGGCCGCTGTTCAACATCAGCTTGTTTTTCGCGGAAGAAGCGATCGGAATCATGCACGCGTGACAACAAAGGATTCTTTTTCACCCGTGAGGCGTACACCATGGTAAAGATGAGGCCAATCAGAGTGGCGATAACCCACACCACAATGCGCAACCCGGAGCCGGAAAGGACAGGAACGCCAGCAATCCCCTGGGCGACAACCACGCAGAACGGGTTCATCCACGAGCTGGCAAAACCGATTTGCGTTGCGATGTAGGTTACCAGGACGGTGGTAATACTGTCGTAACCCAGGCGTACCATTAGTGGGGCAATGATGATGGCAAAGGCGACGGCCTCTTCCCCCATGCCAAATACCGCACCGCCGAGCGAAAAGAGAATAAACAGTGCCGGAATGAAAAGAATTTCATTCCCTCGAGTGTGGCGGATAAGCGCGAGAATCCCGTTATCAATGGTTCCTGTGCGCATCACGATACCAAACGCGCCGCCAATCACCAGCATAAACATGATGATGCCAACGGCTGTCCCATATTTCGAGCCAGAGGTTAGCCCTTCAAACGGGAAGTTCATCAAACCGGGGCGTTCATCTCCCGTCGTGAACAGTTGTACTCGGTGATACTCGGGTTCGCCTGCCTCGTTGGTCAGAATGCGAAATGAGTGAGGATCTACAACTTTGCGAGTCTTCGTCTGACCATCAACCTGATATTGCACTTCCTGACTGTCAAACATTCCCACCGGAACAACCCAGGTGGCGAGACTGGTTAAAATAGCAACAAAAAAGATAATCACCAACGTATCGGGCATTGCCCATCTTCTGGTTGGTTTGGATTCAGTTATTGCGGACATAGCGCAAATTTTCCCTTGCACAAGACAAAGTGGTAAGTATGCAAAGTGAGATGGCGCAATTCATTGATGCAGCGCAGTTAAGCAAGATAATCAGAAAGGAGTAATGCAAATTAAGAGAATAAAAAACCGGAAATAGTGACTATTTCCGGTTCAGATATCTGCGGATAATGACGAGATTACTGCTGCTGTGCAGACTGAATCGCGGTCAGTGCGATGGTATAGACGATATCGTCAACCAGTGCGCCACGGGATAGGTCGTTAACCGGCTTGCGCATACCCTGCAGCATCGGCCCGATGGAGATCAGGTCGGCAGAACGCTGTACCGCTTTGTAAGTGGTGTTACCGGTGTTCAGATCCGGGAAGATGAACACGGTAGCGCGACCTGCAACCGGAGAGTTCGGCGCTTTAGATTTCGCAACGTCAGCCATTACCGCAGCGTCGTACTGCAGAGGACCGTCGATCATCAGGTCAGGACGTTTTTCCTGAGCCAGACGAGTTGCTTCGCGAACTTTCTCTACGTCACTACCTGCACCAGAAGTACCGGTGGAGTAGGAGAGCATAGCCACGCGCGGTTCGATACCGAAAGCAGCGGCGGAATCAGCAGACTGAATTGCGATTTCAGCCAGTTGTTCTGCGGTCGGATCCGGGTTGATCGCGCAGTCACCGTAAACGTAAACCTGCTCCGGCAGCAGCATGAAGAACACGGAAGATACCAG
It includes:
- a CDS encoding transketolase, translating into MNVKEVTQLARDIRIQTLKSLTHLGFGHYGGSMSVVETLAVLYGAVMKIDPADPDWPDRDYFVLSKGHAGPALYSTLALKGYFPLEELSTLNQNGTRLPSHPDRLKTRGVDATTGSLGQGISIAGGMALSHKLAGRKNRVFCIVGDGELNEGQCWEAFQFIAHHRLNNLTVFVDWNKQQLDGELDEIINPFDLEGKFRAFGFDVVTVKGDDIEGLLNVVKPVLPAEARPRVVILDSIKGQGVACLEQLSNSHHLRLTEEMKETLNETIRQLEAMHD
- a CDS encoding transketolase family protein gives rise to the protein MIKLAPAGQKDSIEMRKIYAGFIAQQIENGNSVIALEADLMSSMAMDSVARDYPQYVINCGIMEANVIGTAAGLALTGRKPFVHTFTAFASRRCFDQLFMSLDYQRANVKVIASDAGVTACHNGGTHMSFEDMGIVRGLAHSVVMEMTDAVMFSDILRQLVELDGFYWVRTIRKQATSIYSPGTTFSIGKGNVLREGTDITLIANGIMVAEALEAARQLEQSGVSAAVIDMFTLKPVDRMLIKNYAEKTGRIVTCENHSIHNGLGSAVAEVLVESCPIPMRRVGVKERYGQVGTQDFLQREYGLTAHDIVAAARELL
- the yfcC gene encoding putative basic amino acid antiporter YfcC, yielding MSAITESKPTRRWAMPDTLVIIFFVAILTSLATWVVPVGMFDSQEVQYQVDGQTKTRKVVDPHSFRILTNEAGEPEYHRVQLFTTGDERPGLMNFPFEGLTSGSKYGTAVGIIMFMLVIGGAFGIVMRTGTIDNGILALIRHTRGNEILFIPALFILFSLGGAVFGMGEEAVAFAIIIAPLMVRLGYDSITTVLVTYIATQIGFASSWMNPFCVVVAQGIAGVPVLSGSGLRIVVWVIATLIGLIFTMVYASRVKKNPLLSRVHDSDRFFREKQADVEQRPFTFGDWLVLIVLTAVMIWVIWGVIVNAWFIPEIASQFFTMGLVIGIIGVAFRLNGMTVNTMASSFTEGARMMIATALLVGFAKGILLLVGNGEAGDASVLNTILNSIANAISGLDNAVAAWFMLLFQAVFNFFVTSGSGQAALTMPLLAPLGDLVGVNRQVTVLAFQFGDGFSHIIYPTSASLMATLGVCRVDFRNWLKVGATLLGLLFIMSSVVVIGAQLMGYH